The DNA window AGGAGTATTGAAGGCGTGCGTTTGGGGTTCGGAATATGTGTGAACTCCATTGAGTCGAAGTTGCAAGAAGCCGGAATCACCAAGGTTCGCAACGTCCAGGTTTCCATCTGCTCCAGCAATAGCCACACACGCTGTGCTTCCGCCAGCGCGGAGACTGTTGTCGTTGCAGATTGCTTCGTATCCCTTCTGCATCAACTGTCTTGCTGTCAAGGGAGGCCCTGATCCAGTCTGGTGTTCGTGGGCAGCCAATGCCATATAATCGCAAAATCCGTGTGAGAAATCGGCGGGGTCGACACCGGAATCCACCCAGcccccaacaccatcagcaacaccaaaggcTACGGACCCGGAGTCGTTGATCCGGCTGACGAAGAAGGCATCGTGTCCAGATTCGGGTCGAGCGGAAGGTCGACGGTTTCAGGGGGCTGAATGCGATTGTATGGGTTGAAGTGGAAGACGTGAGTGGAGGGGTCGTATGGCCTGTCCTTGGCAATGAAGGAGGATGCGACATGGTAAGAGAATCGAGGAGCATCGGCGGAGGTGGAGTAGAGTCTGGAGCGAGGGCACGAACTCATTGCGATATGAGGATGAGCACGGAGTCGAGAGGAGGATTGCGTCGGAGCTGGCACCGTTAGAACTAAGGGCGCTCGGGTTTCATAGTAGCAATGCGACCAACCCTTAGCAAGCGTTCGCAATGAAGCCGTAGCAAGTCGATTGTAGGGTGCAGCCATGGAGGGCTAGAAAGTGGATCATCCAGAGACAAGAATCGATGCGAATAGTGACGGGTCGGAGCGATGATGGGAGGAGGATTAAAATATTGGTGACGATGCGACTTTGATAGAAATTACAGAGAAATCATCTTTGCCAAGGAGATCGTAAGAGAAAAAATTGGTGTCATGAGAGAAGTGGGATCGTGAACGGAGAAACAAAGTTGTTGAGCGCCGATTTACCAACTTGTTATCTAATCTTGACTGGCCAAGCAAGCCCCTCCAATGGATATCCTTTCACAAGAACCAATTCCTCGGAACAAAGAGGCAAGCCACATATGCAAGATAAAAGGAGGCGGTGCATGGTTCAAAGCCACTGCATGCTTCTCCAATATTTCCCGGAATCTCATCTCCGCAATTATTGATACCCGCTGTTGATCCGCGATCTATATCCGCGAGGAAGGCACGTCACGTGGTTTCACGAGCGCTGTTCCTGCCGATTCCGAGACCAGCGAAGCCGAAGTTGACAATCGCAAATTTGTGATTGGCCAGAGGTCATCCGTAGGTCCCAGTGTAAACTGCAATAACCGAGGAAGGTTTGCCAACCCAATACATGACGACGAGAATCCTCGATACGCCACTCTTTGCGAATAGACAATTCAACTCTATCGGAGGAGATTGCACGGCATTTCTTTCCTGTCAATTGTCTGACCACAGCTCCAACTAAACATTGCGAAGTTTGactgtccttctcctccggTCCCAATCGCAATTGTACTTCCTCGATTCGATTATTCGTCAAGATGGCTGCTCTTCGATCTTCTTCCCGACTCGTCGGAGCCTTCTCAAGGACGGCTGCTTTCCGACCTGGTGCTGTCTTCACTCGCTCTATGGCCTCGGTCAGCGAGCCTCCCAAGGACTCTAATGCCAACCTCAAGTCTTTCCAAATCTACCGATGGAACCCCGATACCCCCAGCGAGAAGCCTCGTCTTCAGACCTACACTCTGGACCTTAACAAGACTGGACCTATGATTCTCGATGCCCTCATCCGAATCAAGAACGAGCTCGACCCTACTCTGACCTTCCGACGAAGTTGCCGTGAGGGTATCTGCGGTAGCTGCGCCATGAATATCAACGGACAGAACactcttgcttgcttgtgtATGTACCCCTTCACCCAGGTCGCATGCGGCAAATCATGTCGGAAATCGAAGTACTAACGTGTTGCTAGGCCGAATTCCTACTGAGGCTGCTTCCGACGTCAAGATCTACCCTCTTCCTCACACCTATGTCGTCAAGGACCTTGTCCCTGATTTGACACATTTCTACAAGCAGTACAAGAGCATCAAGCCCTACCTTCAACGCGATACCCCTGCCGAAGACGTACGACCCCTTTCTCACTCACGAAATCTTGCGTTTACTAACCCAATTCTCAGGGCAAGGAGTACCGACAGACTAAGGAGGACCGCCGTAAGCTCGATGGTCTCTACGAGTGCATTCTCTGCGCCTGCTGCTCTACCTCATGCCCATCTTACTGGTGGAACTCTGAGGAGTACCTTGGCCCCGCTATCCTTCTCCAGTCCTACAGATGGCTCGCCGACTCTCGTGACGAGCGCACCGCCGAGCGAAAGACCAACCTCGAGAACTCGATGAGCTTGTACCGTTGCCACACTATCCTTAACTGCACACGAGCCTGCCCTAAGGGTCTCAACCCTGGCAAGGCCAttgccgagatcaagaagcagaTGGCTTTCGGCAACTAGATTAACAAAACCACGAATATGTCGCGAAAACGATGTGACGATTGGAGGGAGAAGCGAAGCATTTAAAGGGTTGTCGCAGAGCAAAATCTGCGCATGAGATTATTAGGACTTTAACCCTGTGTACAGGCTATGGATGGAAGTTCCACGCTGTGTTCTATAGCAAACTTGGCAATATTATTTTCTTGATTGTTCACCCCTGGTTCCTGCACTCTTACTGTCTTTCTTGTGTTTGCTTGGGTATGATTCTGTAAACTGACGTTAGCTACACCCACCACCCCCGACCCTACGATATTGTACTCTCGAGCGCCTCGAAAAGCCTGCCCGTGTTTAAGAAAGAGCACCATATACAGCCCAGCTGAAATTTAAGGACTCGGAAAATTGCTCGTCCGCTGCGATTCTGACCCTCCGCCATGGCAGGCCCATTTGGAACCGCCGCTCGAGCCCTTGCTGAACTGTCTTCAAGCAAGGGCCATGCTAAACGTTGATACTGCTCAATTTGCCCTTGAGCCTCGAGCTTCAAGTCGAAACAATCATTTTTCTGAATTAGGTTTCCCTCACCCGTGAACTCTGGGCCTTCTCATCACTTCTACAACACGAGTCTGGCACGAAGACAGCGCCTGCTAAACCCCAATGGTCGATATACCTGACATGATCAACAAATAATGCCACGAGATACATTCAGTTATCTCAcaaggatgagaaagacCGACAGTTTTCACATGAAATAGAGTAAGGGCTTGGTTGAAGCAGTGTACAGTACCTGCAGAGTGGCTTCAGGACGGGTTATAGTAGCTTTTGATGATGGAACAACTTGATCCAAAGTGTATTTGAGCAAGTGGAGTGAGTTATGTACCGGTATACTCAGTATGTGGCTTCAGAGAATTTGCAGACCTGAATCGTAACTATAATAGCCAGAAGCTTGTCTGAACCTAACGTTATTTCAGTTCTTTTGCCATGTGTATGACTGTGGCCATGAATTTTGAGGTGTTGCCAAGATTCCTTACAATAGTGATCAACCTCCCCTGCATCAAAAGATCCTTTTATTGAGCAGGGAGTCACAACCATTCTCGTCAAGACCATCCGACATGACAGGCGGCTGTTAAGTGCACGAGCTTGTTGGTATGTCTATGACGTTCGTTTTCCTGTGGGCCAAGACATTACCTATGTTTTGAAAAATGCCTTCATCTCGGTGTTTGCTACTTAACATACTGCCTCAGCTTTTTTTCACGACTATGTTACACACATTAAAGATCACGATCATGCCTCACAACAACTGCCGTCCTGTGGAATCCCGAACCGTGTATACTAAGTAGCCATGAAGTTCAGTCTGAAGTAGAGCAAAGTTAATGTTGATATGAGTTTGAGTCTTTGGTCCTATTATGTAAAAATTCTTAATTGTAAGGTAGGGGCTGAATAAGTATAAAGTCTGGTAACTCCTACCCATAGCTGAAGACGAACGTTGATATCAACATCCACAAATTCACAACTCAGACCTTACACTTCGCATTTTCAcaaactacctacctaaaacctcatcatgttcttcaaAGCTATTATCACCGCTTCCGCAATCGTTGGCCTTGCTGCCGCGGGGCCCTTCAGAACTAATACCACCACAAGTGCCTGTCCCACCCTTTGCGTGGATGCTATTAATGACTGTGGTGTCATGTACGGGGCGTAAGTTGataccaaaaaaaaaaaaaaaatgtAGAATATCCCAGTTGCTAATCCACCAGATGCTATCCTGTTTGCTCTCCTGAGCTGTATCCTACACCACCGCCATGCACTCGTAGCACACCAATCACTACACCTACCATCAGTCTTATCACACCAACCCCTGATCCCATCACTAACTCGACTCTGTGAATGGGATGCTACTGGCCCTGATTTGACTTGAGATGGCAAGAGCTCGGCGATGGAACGATTGGACTGTTCGACATTGGAAAGCTGTATCTTTCAGGATGATATCCTTTCCTAGGCATTCGAGATTGTTATTAATCTAGTTATACGACACGTCCTACTCTGAAATACCCAGACCTCTCCCAGAATTCCAGAACTAGTAGTAGGCATTGCCTGGTGTGCTTGGACTTCGTGCATAATCATCTACCGTTCCTGGGAACGCGCCAACAGGTGCTGAAGGTCCGCCCTTGATATCGTCATCCGAACTTAGATCATCGACATATGTATCATCGTCTTCAGGCGGCGCGCGCATGGCTTCGAGTACATCCCTGTCCAGTGAGGGCACTTCGTAGGGCTTGAGTGTGTGAATCTCTCGCCCAGACGGCATCTTGCTGAGGAGTGTGTTGATGGGGGGTATTGCTTGTGTATTCATCTGGCACAGATGTTAACGAATACCATCGTAGTCTTGATATAGTGCTTACCGTATCATTAACTTTGTTCCACTTGGCATCAAGCATCTCTAGTACCCgaatctcctccatcttaCCAGCATCGCTTCCCCATGCAGACTCCTTATCTACACGTCGATCCTCGCGCTTTTCTGTGAAATCTTTCTTTAATCGGCTGAAGCTTAGTCCcttcttgttgtctttgatctCAACACCTAGCTCTGATAAGCCGGCACGAACCCATCCAATGCCGTCTGCAACCTGGCCGCCTATCTCGGCATCGATTCCAAAGAAGCGACAAGCGCGAGCTCGACATGTTCGGCGAAGATCTTCTAGATATTTCAGAAGAGCACTGTTGATCTTATGCGAGCCAGAACCTGCTGTGCTGCATAGAGATGATGCTTTGGCTGCATGTTCTGAGGCTGCTAAACACAGCCGGGCATAAAGATGAGCGCGAACTTTTGGAATTTCAGGGGCCTTGAACATCCACTCCTTGTCGTTCTTGTTCCGGTCCTGAGCGACTATTGCTGGATACGGATCGTCTTTAAGAACGGCTAGTAGCGTAGCTTCAGCCAACGCTAGAGAACACAAGGCTCGAGCTGTTCCGGGAGCAACGTCAGGACATGGAGAGGTAGCTGTAGCGTGCTCCATTCGACCTGCGAGATAATCATACACGGAAGCAGCGTCGAGGAGACATTTCGTTGCGGTTGTGATTGCATTTGTTCGCTCCTGGGCCCCGAGAAACTCGCTACTGGTTGAATAAAGTGGTTGTAGGGCAGATCGAGCTGTCAGAACATGAGAGAAGCCCAGAGTTGAGAGTACGAAGGCAATTTCATGTTCTAAAGATGAAATCTTGACCCTGGCCCTCTCACGTCCTGGGACGACTTCTCCAGATAAAGTTGGTCTCCATTCGATAGCCGGGGGCGTCTTTTGCGTAACGATAGACAGACCCTCGTTACTTAGACCGTCGTCCACTGCTAGTAGGTAGGGGATGTAGCCATTGACGCTGGAAATGACTGTGTTTAGATTTGAGACCTGAGAGCTTGGAGGAAGTCTCTTGTGCTTTTTCAGGGCATCTCGAACTACTCCACGATATGTGCTGGCGTTGAGGGGCAGTGAAGGATGAGACTCGGAGctgaagcttgatgagaatgagaaagCCGAAGTCGttgggagaatgaaaggGAACGGCATTTTGAATTAGAAGAGAAGGGATCTCAGTCTGAGGTTGAGTATAGAGAGATTTGCAGtaacaaaaaagaaaagagtcaaGATCAAGTTTTGAGTTCAACTGCTGTTTTGCCAAGCTCTTGGTCCAGTCCAGGCCTGACGATATCACCATACTACTAGGTATGTACTGCCTATACTGTGCGCATATCAGCTATTTACGCACTGCTCAAGTGACGTCTCTGCCCTGGCTCCGGGGTTCGGAAGCTCCTTTTCGGCCGATGCTCTACAGTTGAAGCTCCACCACCAAAATTTCCGGGGTCGCATTGGATATCATTTAGTTAGAGCTTCGCCTTCAGAGCTCCACGCAcgctctctcctcctccttcatcaaccGAACCACTCTTGTTAATGACGACCTTCGCTATCTCGAGGTGACAATGGCTGGTCCTTCTCCGTCACCGCACAAGCCTCGTCGCAAGGCTAACACCAAGAAAcctggcaatggcaatggcgGCAGCGAAAAGGCCCCTCGCACAGAAGCCCTAGTACGGGCGCCCGCGTTCCCTCTTGCGGCGTTTCTGTGGCCTGCGCGGACTTCTTTGTCGCAATGGGAGGTTCTACCCGTAATTCTCATGGTGGTCGGTCTTTTTAGATGGGCTGCTGGTCTGTGGGGATATTCTGGTAAGGATGGCCACTGCTCGACTTGACCATCATGACACCTTTCGCTAACGAGGAGCTTGATATGTAGGGTTCAGCAAACCGCCCATGTTTGGAGACTACGAAGCGCAGCGGCATTGGATGGAGGTCACGACACAACTTCCCATATCGCAATGGTATTTCCACGATCTCCAATGGTGGGGTCTCGACTATCCTCCCCTGACTGCCTACCACAGCTGGCTCCTCGGCAAGATTGGCTCTCTCATCGATCCCTCGTGGTTCGCGCTCTTCACCTCTCGAGGAAACCAGGAccccaacctcaagatcttcatgaGGGCGACAGTCATCATCTCAGAGTACCTCATCTACGTCCCAGCCGCGATTGTCTTCGTGCGACGATATAGCAGACTTCAGGGGGTCACCAACTGGACAGCATGGCTTGCGCTCGTCGCGATCCTGATGCAGCCTGCCACCATTCTTATTGACCATGTTCACTTCCAGTACAACACCGTTATGCTCGGATTTGTCATGGCGAGCATGTCGAGTATGCTGGCTGAGCGCTACAAGTGGGCAGCTGTCTTCTTCGTTGGCGCGCTGGGATTCAAGCAGATGGCTCTGTATTATGCCTTTAGCGTCTTCTCCTATCTTCTCGGCCGCTGCGTCTACCCCCGACTTAACTTTACTAGGCTCTTTGGAATCGGCCTTGTGACAGCTGTTTCTTTTGCTATCCTAATCCTGCCTCTGGTTCTTGGTACACTCTACGACAAGAGCCAGGGCATCGATCCTCATGGAGACTCCAAGGATTCTCCTTCGCTTCCCCTATTTCCTCAGCTTGTCGATATTCTAGACACCAAAGCCTTTTACTGGCCTATTGTGGAACAGTTGGTTCAGATGGTTCACCGTGTCTTCCCATTTGCGCGTGGTTTGTTTGAGGACAAGGTCGCCAATTTCTGGTGCGCCGCCAATGTTGTTATAAAGCTCCGACAGTGGCCaacagctcttcttcaaaaaGCAGCTCTTGGGGCTACTCTTGGTTCGATCATTCCACCTaacatcatcctcttcctgcGACCACGAAAGTCCACACTTCCTTTGGCTTTCGCTGCCACAGGTTGGggtttcttcttgttcagctACCAAGTGCACGAGAAGAGTGTCTTGCTTCCATTGATGCCCATGACCTTACTTCTGGCTGGAAAGCACGGGTTGAACAAGGACACACGAGCTTGGGTGGGCTTCGCCAACCTCTTGGGAGTCTGGACTATGTTCCCTTTGCTCAAACGGGTCGACTTGAGAGTTCCATATGCGGTTCTGACCCTCCTCTGGTCCTACTTGCTAGGTCTCCCACCGACCTCTTTGAGCGCCTACTTCCAGGAAGGTCAAGCTGCCTGGTTGCAATGGTGCACAGCATTACTGCATCTGCTGTTCTATGTCGCCATGGGCGCGTGGCATGTTCTTGACACATTTGTAACACCTCCTGCTGATAAGCCCGACCTCTGGGTCGTGGCAAATGTTGGAATTGGTGCTGCAGGTTTCATTATCTGCTATCTTTGGTGCTTCTTCAAGCTTATCCAAGAGAGCGACCTACTGCCCGGAGGCTCAACAAGTAAGAAGGATAAAAAGAGCAAGACCTTGTAGATAGGCTTTTTTTTGTCGATAATAGATTTCAATACGATTTTGATTTGGCGTTATCTCTCCATTGTTGTCCAAGCTGCTTGAACGGGCTTGTTCAACTTGTGTCATACTCTGTACCAGGCTATTCGTTAATGGGTGTAACTCTTTCGATATTCCATCTCGTCTATTCGATTAATCAACGTTTGTGTTTGGACCGCAATTGCTTCAAAGAGCCATGGCAATAGTGGCTGACAAGGTCAATGAGCAATGCTTGGCTGTCGACTGATGGGCTGCTAAGCTTACACGCGACTCGGCTCGTTAGACATAGGCGATGGTAGTAATGAATAAAATCTCACTCTGTCATTGACTTGGCAGCTTATAGGGAGACACAGCCGACACTATTTCTAGTTAGACAGCACAACCATCCCTGGGGCAATAAATTCTTGTCAAATTGACAATTACTCTTCAGACTGTGGACGATACATCGAGACACGATGTAGAAACGGCAGCATTCGACTTGCCATACTTCAATATGTTGGTTTCTTATTGGGACATGGTAAAGTGTCAGACTAGGATGCTCCACGTTTGAACCTCAATTATGGTGATTTAGTAGAGAGATCGGTTTTGTTTAGGCAGTCCTACCTCCAGTAGAACAGGAGAATTGATGGTCTTTCAAGTATCGAAGAGAATTGCGAACTGCACTAATTTGCAGAAAAGACCTTGGCGAGATGACTGGATAAGAGCGCTGTGTGTTTTGGTCAGAGTATATTGGGCTGATTGCGAACTGTCAAGGACTGCTGATATCTTCTTGCTGACACAGGCTGCAGGAACCGTTCCAACGTGACATTCTGGGCAAAAGAAGGATTCAAGAAGGGGCTTGAATCTCGAGTACGGTAGATGAAGGAGTTGTTCGGATGAATGCGACTCCCGTTCAAGGCGCAGTCATGGGCCATCATATTTTCGACACCGAGACTGGACTGGGCTTGGAAGATGGCACTTTGATGCCTGAGAACACggcctcatccttcttcgTATTAGAGATGATTGTGACAAGGTAAGTTTCTAGACCATGCTGAAGGATGACAATGTGCTcagatgttgctgttgcaTCGCCACTGAGAACTTGTCATTGCCACAGCAGAGATGGTTTACTATGAGCCACAGAGAATGACCATCTCCATGGTGTCAAAGGTTAAAAGGCCTGGAGCTGACCTTGCCAAGTGTCCAAGCACCATAAGCCCGAAATATGCTTGTGCTTTTAATGGGGGCCTGATCCGATTTGAGAGCCTGGTCGAGATGTTTGCAGATCTTTGCCGACACTAGTTCTCTTGGGGAAGCTGGGAGTCGTTCATTTAGAATTTCACATTCAAATttgcctcatcatcactatcaGCCTTGGTAACCGGTGCTCGAAAGCCAAGGGTCGATCGTGTGGGAATACAATGCACGCAAGCACTCTCAAATCTGCAAGGCCGGGAATAAGATGCTGATTCTGGAAACATGTAAGAAGAGACAAGATTCGAGATTCTTGGTTCTCTTGACCCATGAGGCAAAGAAAAGCTTTGGGGAGAGGTTACATGCCGCATGCTTCGGcgggaagaagaagtattGGGGGCCAAATGAATTGGGTGAGGAGATTGTCGATCTGGATCGTATGCCAATGACTGAGGATCTACTCGATGTCTATTGGTGGAGAAGAGTCTTGTCGAGTAAGATTTTATGCAGGATAACTTGTCATTGAGTTGTTCTCGTTTATAGGCGAACTATTAGATGTGACGAGATATGTGACTGACGAGTGAGACAGAGCTGAGAGCGAGGGACTTGGAAGGACGAGTGGAAAAGACCCGAGAAACGAGAGACGAATTTGTAGGGCAAGGATGTATAATCCTTGCCTTGCATTAAGCGATCTTACATATTATTTGGAGAGGCCTTATGGGTATAAACATGGTGATTTGAGGATAGACCCCAAAGTCCCAATCTGATcaaccaagccaagacaaaaaaaaaaaaaaaacgcAACGTGCCACTACTGGGTGAACAAGTGTTTCAGTCATCCTCCCGCGGCCTGTCGAGTACAGTAGAGTACAGTTTGGTACTGGATCGTAAGTCTCTGGTGTATAAGGCTGAGATGATTTTCATGGCAGATTGCGGAGTGGCCAGGAATAGTTAAATTGGTTAGTTAATCCACAACGGGCCAACAGCTCCGAACAAAAGAGACCAACAAAACCCTCGGCCGTGTTGCTCAGCCTTTGTTATGGAgttgcagttgcagttgGAGctacagctgcagctgcaagcaaagagaagagaagagaagagtaagAGGTGAGGTTGAAATCTTGGGCCCCAAAATAACTAGTGTCCGTTGCTGCAGCGCTTGGCATGGCCATGGATGGATGCTAAGCCCGGCAAAAATGCAACCTCAAATTGCTGCTTATTAgttgaggctggtgctgACTGGTCGGATATAGAACACCCCTACATATAATCCCTGGATAGTGCTGACTGTGTCGGTACGGTACCTTGTTCGACAGTCTGAGCATTGGGAGTCTAGGGAGTCcagtacagcacagcacagcacagcacagcagagTCGAATTTGGCTAATAAGCTGACAGTGGAGATTAGGAAAATCCTTTGAGGGAGAAAGACTTTTCTACTGTGTTGCAGTGTACAGTACGTAGAGTACGTTGGCTGTAGTGGTTGGTGGGAGACTTTTAAGTCTAGGCTTAAGCATAGGTAGTCGCCAACTCTATCTTGAAACTAACAAAGCCTTCGATCTCGACTACATATATAGAGTATGATTTTCGGTAACTCGAgcaaaagaacaaaaagacagAAAAAGATCAATGCATCGGGATACTCATCTCAATCTGAACAGGGCTGAGTTACCTAGTGGGATCGccgagagagacagagacagagacagaga is part of the Fusarium fujikuroi IMI 58289 draft genome, chromosome FFUJ_chr07 genome and encodes:
- a CDS encoding probable succinate dehydrogenase (ubiquinone) iron-sulfur protein precursor; translated protein: MAALRSSSRLVGAFSRTAAFRPGAVFTRSMASVSEPPKDSNANLKSFQIYRWNPDTPSEKPRLQTYTLDLNKTGPMILDALIRIKNELDPTLTFRRSCREGICGSCAMNINGQNTLACLCRIPTEAASDVKIYPLPHTYVVKDLVPDLTHFYKQYKSIKPYLQRDTPAEDGKEYRQTKEDRRKLDGLYECILCACCSTSCPSYWWNSEEYLGPAILLQSYRWLADSRDERTAERKTNLENSMSLYRCHTILNCTRACPKGLNPGKAIAEIKKQMAFGN
- a CDS encoding related to PalC protein, with translation MPFPFILPTTSAFSFSSSFSSESHPSLPLNASTYRGVVRDALKKHKRLPPSSQVSNLNTVISSVNGYIPYLLAVDDGLSNEGLSIVTQKTPPAIEWRPTLSGEVVPGRERARVKISSLEHEIAFVLSTLGFSHVLTARSALQPLYSTSSEFLGAQERTNAITTATKCLLDAASVYDYLAGRMEHATATSPCPDVAPGTARALCSLALAEATLLAVLKDDPYPAIVAQDRNKNDKEWMFKAPEIPKVRAHLYARLCLAASEHAAKASSLCSTAGSGSHKINSALLKYLEDLRRTCRARACRFFGIDAEIGGQVADGIGWVRAGLSELGVEIKDNKKGLSFSRLKKDFTEKREDRRVDKESAWGSDAGKMEEIRVLEMLDAKWNKVNDTMNTQAIPPINTLLSKMPSGREIHTLKPYEVPSLDRDVLEAMRAPPEDDDTYVDDLSSDDDIKGGPSAPVGAFPGTVDDYARSPSTPGNAYY
- a CDS encoding related to glucosyltransferase — protein: MAGPSPSPHKPRRKANTKKPGNGNGGSEKAPRTEALVRAPAFPLAAFLWPARTSLSQWEVLPVILMVVGLFRWAAGLWGYSGFSKPPMFGDYEAQRHWMEVTTQLPISQWYFHDLQWWGLDYPPLTAYHSWLLGKIGSLIDPSWFALFTSRGNQDPNLKIFMRATVIISEYLIYVPAAIVFVRRYSRLQGVTNWTAWLALVAILMQPATILIDHVHFQYNTVMLGFVMASMSSMLAERYKWAAVFFVGALGFKQMALYYAFSVFSYLLGRCVYPRLNFTRLFGIGLVTAVSFAILILPLVLGTLYDKSQGIDPHGDSKDSPSLPLFPQLVDILDTKAFYWPIVEQLVQMVHRVFPFARGLFEDKVANFWCAANVVIKLRQWPTALLQKAALGATLGSIIPPNIILFLRPRKSTLPLAFAATGWGFFLFSYQVHEKSVLLPLMPMTLLLAGKHGLNKDTRAWVGFANLLGVWTMFPLLKRVDLRVPYAVLTLLWSYLLGLPPTSLSAYFQEGQAAWLQWCTALLHLLFYVAMGAWHVLDTFVTPPADKPDLWVVANVGIGAAGFIICYLWCFFKLIQESDLLPGGSTSKKDKKSKTL
- a CDS encoding related to PTC7-2C protein phosphatase, encoding MAAPYNRLATASLRTLAKGWSHCYYETRAPLVLTVPAPTQSSSRLRAHPHIAMSSCPRSRLYSTSADAPRFSYHVASSFIAKDRPYDPSTHVFHFNPYNRIQPPETVDLPLDPNLDTMPSSSAGSTTPAFGVADGVGGWVDSGVDPADFSHGFCDYMALAAHEHQTGSGPPLTARQLMQKGYEAICNDNSLRAGGSTACVAIAGADGNLDVANLGDSGFLQLRLNGVHTYSEPQTHAFNTPFQLSLVPPSVAARMAAFGGAQLSDLPRDADVTQHALRHGDILVLATDGVLDNLFNQDILRIASRVLVSTGAWVMTDAGGVRVADSLEPLVEFPEASEGKRTATLQSALATEIVTAAKRASVNTKLDGPFAKEVHKYYPQENWHGGKVDDICVVVAVVNETTPAVKSKL